A window from Fibrobacter sp. UWB11 encodes these proteins:
- a CDS encoding ankyrin repeat domain-containing protein, whose amino-acid sequence MKKKLLVLCAAGLIFSLTGCEETMDPNDPQSVRRYLTKKQIGFTPNQFVSYAVNSDTAKMTLFLQASFEIDQPADNGNNAVAIAANKGNMMVLNYLFDHGAKANVNNGNGEPVIDNAVMMGNKEVVNRLLQQLKKENVDPQNLATAVLIAAKTGKADMLEVLANAGAPLENRSPDGYLPIHWAVKSGNYDAMMFLINKGVDVNAKCGQGYSVLDWATNEGYTRLIKALKKKGAKNTAKYKIDSRGR is encoded by the coding sequence ATGAAGAAGAAACTCTTGGTTCTCTGTGCTGCTGGTCTCATTTTTTCTTTGACCGGTTGTGAAGAAACCATGGACCCGAACGATCCTCAGTCTGTTCGCAGATATTTGACGAAAAAGCAGATTGGTTTTACGCCGAATCAGTTCGTCTCTTACGCAGTCAATAGCGATACCGCCAAGATGACTCTTTTCCTTCAGGCTTCTTTCGAAATTGACCAGCCGGCGGACAACGGCAACAACGCTGTTGCAATTGCAGCTAACAAGGGCAACATGATGGTGCTCAACTACTTGTTCGATCACGGTGCAAAGGCCAACGTCAATAACGGCAATGGTGAACCGGTTATCGACAACGCCGTCATGATGGGCAACAAGGAAGTTGTGAATCGTCTTTTGCAGCAACTCAAAAAAGAAAATGTTGACCCGCAGAACCTTGCTACGGCAGTGCTGATTGCTGCCAAGACGGGTAAGGCCGACATGCTCGAAGTTCTTGCAAACGCTGGCGCTCCGCTTGAAAACCGCAGCCCGGATGGATACCTCCCGATTCATTGGGCAGTCAAGTCTGGTAACTACGATGCAATGATGTTCCTCATCAACAAGGGTGTTGATGTGAACGCTAAGTGCGGTCAGGGTTACTCCGTGCTCGACTGGGCTACGAACGAAGGTTATACCCGCCTCATCAAGGCTTTGAAGAAGAAGGGCGCAAAGAATACTGCAAAGTATAAGATTGACTCTCGTGGCAGATAA